AGCGCGACCCGGATCCAGGCACCACCTCGCCACCGATGCCAACGGAACGCCCATCGCGGCAATCCTGACTGGCGCCAATCGTAACGATGTCACCCAACTCGTGCCGTTGATTGAGGCCATCGTACCGATCGCCGGCAGGCGCGGGCGGCCGCTGAGCCGTCCTGGCCGTGTCTACGCTGACCGAGGTTACGACCACGACAAATACCGACGCGCTCTCCATGAGCGCAGTATTCCCACTAGCATCGCGCGGCGTGGCCACCCGCACGGCAGTGGCCTTGGCAAAGTCCGTTGGGTTGTCGAGCGTACACATGCCTGGCTGCATCATTTCCGTCGTCTACGTATTCGCTTCGAACGTCGCGCTGACATTCATGAAGCGTTCCTCAAACTCGGCTGTTGCTTGATCTGTTGGAACACCCTTCAGCGAGCTCAACAGTCTTTATGAAACCGTCTCTTAGCGAAATGTTCAGTCAGAACGAAGCCATATACGAAATCATGCCGCTCTATATGAAAGAAGTGCATAACACGGAGAAACAGGCGGATGCGATGGGTGTCGACTTCACCACAGCGATGCGGCGAGGACGCGGCTATGAGAACACGGCACGCAATGATGCCGCGTTGCTCAAGAGCACGATGTATAACGAGCTCTACCGGCCTATGTACATTCGGCACAGCCTCGAAATGACCGCGTTCGACGGCAAACGTGGCTGGGGCAGTGTGACTCTCAAGCGCATGCCCGACAACCGGCCGTTTTCGGAGCGCGACCTCGCGGACATTCGCCCTTTATCGAGGCATATCGCGCATGCGCTCGCTTGCCCCAAAGCGCAATCTCTCAATCACGCGGAAAACGGTCGGTCGTCCGTCATCGTGGTCGACGACACTGGGAAGATCGTCATGCAGAACGGCACCGGCATGCGCATGCTTGCGTTGGCCAGCGGCGAGTCGGCCAGCTACGTGCGGCACACGCGCCTTCCCGACTGGCTGACGCCGCTGGTCATCAATTTCAATAGAATCTGGCGCGGCTGTGCGGCCGCTCCGCCTCTGCATGAACGCTTCAATGCCGCCGGTCGATTCACGTTCAAGGCGTATCGCTTCGACCACGCGGATACGATGACCGACCACACATTTATCGCTATCTACGCCGAGCATTTCGCCCCGCTCGCATTTGAAATCGAGACGCGAGGCTTTCAGCTTGGCTTGAGCGAGCGGCAGCGGCAGCTCTGCACTTATCTGTTGCTCGAACGCTCGCACGGCGACATTGCACAACTGCTGGGCATCCGCGAAAGCACGGTAATCGATCACGTGCGCAAGATATACGGGAAACTCGATGTCCACAGCCTCGGGCAGCTAAAGGCCGCTTTTCATGGCGTCGGCGGCGATACGGACAGGCGCCCTATGTGGGCCGCGAATAGCTGACGCTTTGCGACTTGCCGACTACTGATGCTTCACCCTGCACCAGCGCGCACGGCCTTCAATTCCCGAAGGTCTTACGCGCTCACGTTGGCGTGACGGCCGTCCCGCAAGTACGGCTATCGTTCGGTCACTCGCCGCAGCGGACAAGTCATCGGCATTTTCCGACATTCGTCTATCGACGCTGAAATTCCCGCGCGCTACTGCAGACCCGTCATTCGTCAAGGACAACGGCGAACGGCCGCTACCGACTTCCACGAACGCGCACCTTCGACCCACCGCAGACGCCGGGACTGGGCGAAGGAATCTCCGTTCGACCGCGAACAGCAGGACGCTCGACAATACTCGCTATGACTTGGGCGGATTGTCATCGGGTGACGTCGGCGGCCGTTTCTTCATGGAGTCCGACATTTGCATTAACATCAGGGCACTGAACGTATTGAACGCAGCCGGTCACAACCAGACGTGCTGGTTTGATATTCCGTTGTGAAAAAGGGAGGCAATCGTGGCTGACGAAAAGATGCTGGCGCAAGTTTGTGAAAAACAGGGATTTTTCGCGGCGTTGGACCAGAGCGGCGGATCGACCCCGGGCGCCCTGCGGCTCTATGGCATTCCGGAGAGCGCCTACAGTGGTGACGCCGAGATGTTCAAACTGATCCATGAGATGCGGGTGCGCATCATCACTGCGCCCGCCTTTACGGGGGACAAGATCATTGGCGCCATTCTCTTCGAAGCTACCATGGACGGACAGGCACTCGGAAAACCCGTGCCGACGTTCCTGTGGGAGGAGCGTGGCGTCGTGCCGTTCCTGAAGGTCGATAAAGGCCTGGAAGCCGAAGCCGACGGCGTGCAACTGATGAAGCCGATACCCGGACTGGACGAGCTGCTCGCTCGGGCTGGGAAACTCGGTATCTTCGGCACCAAGATGCGCTCGGTCATCAACCTGAATTCGGCAAGCGGTATCGCTGCGATCGTCAAGCAACAGTTCGCACTGGCAGCACAGATCGATGCCCACGGTCTCATGCCGATACTGGAACCCGAGATTTCGATCAAGAGTCCGGACAAGCCAGGAGCGGAAGCCACCCTGCTCGCCGAACTGACCAAAGGTCTCGACGCCCTGCCGGATAGCCGTCGCGTCATGCTCAAGCTGACCCTGCCCGACGTGGCGGACTTCTATCGTCCACTGGTCGAGCACCCGCGTGTCGCACGGGTCGTCGCGCTTTCAGGAGGATACACGCGAGCCGACGCGTGCGAACGGCTCGCTACGAATCACGGCATGATCGCCAGCTTCTCGAGGGCCTTGATCAACGAACTCAAGGAATCGATGAACGACAGTGAGTTCAACGCGACACTCGCAAAGTCCGTCGACGAGATCTATCGGGCCTCTGTCGTCAAGGTTTGAAGCGACTTTCAGGAGGGCGACTCCTGCGAATCAAGAGACCCGGGCCGCCTAACAAGAACGTGCTGCTTTGTCCGGCCCGCGGGCCGGACAAAGCTCGCGGCCTGATCCTCCAAGAATTCTTCTTTGCACATTCGCACAAAGCGCGAAATGGTTAACTGCTCACGTGCCGCGAAGGTCATCGGAGCGGATATGCAGGCAATATGTTCCCGTCAGCAGAGACGTTCATCGCGCGTTCGCCGGTAAGGCGTCGTCGCTGTCCGCAGCGAACTCCGCACCGTGTCGTCCAACACAGCGCACACGTGGCAAGAAGCGACATTGTCTGATTCCGGCCGACGCGTCTCCTCACTGCTGCGGCAACGCGTAGGCAATCACATAGTCGCCGAGCTTCGTGCCGAACGAGCCATGCCCGCCCGCCGCGATCACCACGTATTGACGACCGTTGATCGAATAGCTCATCGGCGTAGCCTGACCGCCTGCGGGAAGGCGGGCCTCCCAGAGCGGCTTGCCGTTGTTCACGTCGAACGCGCGGAGGTAGTTGTCCGCCGTCGCGCCAATGAACACGACACCGCCCGCAGTGACGATCGGACCGCCCAGCATCGGCATGCCCATTTTGAACGGCAGCGGAATCGGCGAGCTGTCTCGCACAGTGCCGATGCGCTTTTTCCACACGATCTCATTGGTCTTGAGATCGATCGCGGAGATGTAGCCCCATGCCGGCTGCTTGCATGGCAAGCCGAACGGCGAGAGGAATGCGTTGATCACCACGCCGTACGGCAACCCGTATTGCGGCTGGATGCCTGACTCCGTGCCGCTGCCCTTGGCGCCCGGCACCGGCTCCAGCGGATTGCCGGGGCCGCGCGGAATTAGACGCGAGACGAACGGCAGCGCGATCGGGTTCGCGACGGCGATCTGGCGGTCGGTATCGACGGCAATGCCGCCCCACTCGAACATGCCCAGGTTGCCCGGAAACACCAGCGTGCCCTGCAGCGAAGGCGGCGTGAACGTGCCTTCATAGCGCAGCTTGTGGAAAATCACCCGGCACACGAGCTGGTCGTACATCGTGGCGCCCCACATGTCGGCGTCGGTCAGGTTTTTCGACGGGCGGTACGTGAGTTGCGAGAACGGCTGCGTCGGCGCAACGTGGTCGCCGGGGGCGGCGCCTTGCGGCACCGGCGTTTCGGGCGCCGGCACGACTGGCACACCGGTGCGTCGGTCGAGCACGAACAGGTTGCCGGTCTTGGCTGGCGCGTACACGATCGGCACGTTCTGACCATCCTTGCCGGTGATGTCGGCGAGCGTCGGCTGCGATGGCTGGTCCATGTCCCACAGATCGTGGTGCGCGGTCTGGTAGAACCAGGCGAGCTTGCCGGTCGAGGCGTGAAGTGCCAGCAGGCCGCTGGCGTAGCGCTCCTGCTCCGGCGTGCGCTCGCCGCCCCAGATATCCGGTGTCGTCACGCCCATCGGCAGATAGACGATGTCGAGCTTCGCGTCGTAGGCGGCGGGTGCCCACGAGTTGGGCGAATTCCACGTGTAATGCTCACCCGGCCCCGGAATCTGATTCGGGTCTTTCGCGCCCGGATCGAACGCCCAGAGCAATTCGCCCGTGCGCACGTCGAAACCGCGGATGACGCCCGACGGCTCGCGGTTCGAGAAGTTGTCCTCGACCGCGCCCGCCACGATGATCACCTTGCTGGTGATGATCGACGGCGAGGTGGGCTCGTACATGCCCGGCGTCACGACCGGCTGCGCGTGTTGAAGGTCGAGGTCGCCGTGATTGCCGAAACCCTCGCAACGCTGGCCGGTCAGCGCGTCGAGCGCGTAGAGGTGGCCGTCGTTGACTGGCAGGTAGATGCGGCGCGTACAGGCGGCCATGGCGGCGGGGGCCGAGGCGGCTATGGTAGCGGCGGCGTCGCTTGCTGGCGCGGCTGCGGCGGTATCGCTTGCCGGCGCGGCTGCGGGTACGGCAGCGGTGGTGTCGCTCGCCGGCGCTGTTGCCGGTACGGCTGCGGTGGTATCGCTCGCCGGCGCCGCTGCGACTGCGACTGCGGCGGCATCACTCGCCGGCGCCGCTGCGGCTGCAACTGCGGCGGCATCGCTCGCCGGCGCCGCCGCGGGCGCGGCCGCCGCGGCGCTGGCCGACAGATCGACATACGACACGCCGCGGCAAGTCACATGCTGGAACGACGGGTCGGGCTGCAGTTTCGGATCGAACTTCCACTTGAGCGTGCCCGTCTTCGCGTCGAGCGCGAACAGGATCTGATGCGGCGAGCATAGGTAAAGCAGATCGCCAATCTTGATCGGCGTGACTTCGTTGGTAATCTCGACGGGATCGTTGGGCCCCTTCATATCACCGGTGCGGAAAGTCCAGGCCACCTGGAGATCCTTCGCGTTCTCAGGCGTGATCTGCTGCAATGGCGAATAGCGCGTGCCTTCCTGGGTGCGTCCATAGGCGGGCCAGTCAGCGGCGTCGATGCCGGTGCCGCTCGCGGGCGTGGAAGCGCTCAGTGTGCCGTTGACTTGCTGCGGATCGTTGAAGTTCGCGTACACCAGCACGCCCGCCCATGCCACGAGCGCGACGACGAGCGACGCGACACCCAGCTTACGCTCGCCCTCCAGCCGCCAGCTCATGAGCAGCAGCAACCACACGCCGAAGATGACGAGCACACCGGAGCGCGGCGCGAGCGCCCAGAAGTCGGGACCCGACTCCAGCAGAGCCCAGATCGCCGTGCCGATGAGCACAAGCGCATAGAGCACGAGCGCGGCGGGACTGCGCCGCCAAAGCAGCCAGGCCACGCCCAACAGCACGACGCCTGTGACGATGTAGTACGCCGAGCCGCCGACCGCGAGCAGCCATGCGCCACCAATCACCAGATAGAGCGCGGTCAGGACCGTAAACAGCAATGTGATGACGCCGATCACGCCCCGCGAATTCGACTGACTGGTCATGATGATCTCAACCCTCTCGAGTGGCGCCGCCTGCTGATGGTATCGGCGTCGAATTCACATGCCGGAGCACGGCACAAAGCATCAGAACGTGTTCATCATCCCGACGTACACGCCGGTTTGCGATTCGCCGGCCACTGGGCTCGTAGCCGACGACGGATCGCGTGGCGTCGCGAACACTGGGAACGTACCGTTCCGGCTGTTGTTCACATAGGCGACAGTCCCGTAGAGGAATGTGTGCGCGTCTAGGTTATAGGTGGTTCCGAGTGCATATGGCAAGGCATGACTGCCGGCATCGTACGAAGCATGTACGGCGCCTTCGCTGACATGGATATAAAAGGCCGCCGCCGTCACCGCCCAGCGCGGCGTGTCCTGAATGTCAAAGCCATGGAAGACCGGCCTGGGTACTCGAGGTTGTTGCTCGTCTGCTGCCAGTTGCGTCCGCGCATGAGCGAAGCCGACGGCACGGCCAAACAGCGTCACGCTCGATTGTGCGGAAGCAGCCATGCCAGCCGCGCGCGGCACGATACCGCACCGTGGTTATCTCATGTGAGGTTCCAGGCGGATTCTCCTTTCGTTCTCCTTGCCGTCCGGGCCGCCGCGGTGCCGACGGATAGCGTACCCAGGGAGAAGACAAAGTCGGCCCACCAACTCGATTGCTTGCTATAACGCTGGTTGTGATTCGCACGAATCGTCGAGCACTAACATGACGTTGCGGAACATGGGAATGCGCCGTGGCTGGAGCTATGCATAGTAGAAGGCGCAGAAGCGACTTGGTATGACATATTCGTTGTAGTGGGTTACCCTGCCCGGCCTGCGGGATTGAACGCCGTGGCCAGAACGAGCGCTTCATGGTCTCGCGCAGATGTTCGGCATTCACCGTAATACCCTTCACACACCTGTCCGCGAGCGTCATGCACGCCGCGGTGAGATGTGTGAAGCTACGCACCAGCGCGCAGGCAATGATGGGTTCGAAGGCATTGAGTTGAAGCTTCTAACGGCATGACCTCCAAACCATGCCGTCGTCAAAGGCCGCGGCCTTATCGCGCTTTGCTCGTCCCACTCCAGCTAAAACCAAAGCTCGACTGCATCGCAGGCGCCCACTTCGCGCACGCACGAAAACCCAGCAGCGCGCCGCCCACGGCAAACAGAACAGGAATCAGAAAATCCTGGCTCACGCGGGTGAATTCGAACATGAGCACCACGGCGGTAACCGGCATCTGCATCGAGGCAGCGAGAAACGCCGTTGCGCCGACCACCGCGAATGCGCCCAACGACGCCCCCGGCCACACGAGGCTCCACAATCCGCCGAGCACGATCGCCAGCAACGCGCCATTCGCGAGCCCCGGCGTGAGCAGGCCGCCCTCGGCGCCCGCGCGCAAACTGCTCGCGGTGATCACCACTTTCAGTACCAGCAGCATCGCGGCGAGGCTGATGGTCAAGTCACCATCGAATGCCAGTCCCGCAGGGCCCTTGCCATTGCCGAGCAACTGCGGGAAATGCATCGCGAGGACGCCGATCATAGCGAAGTTCAACAGCGACAACACAGGCAGGCGCCAGTTCTTCGGCGCGGCCTCACGTGAGCGTTTCATCAGCTCCGCGAAGCTCCACGCGGCCGCGCCGAAAATCGGACCGCACACCACGGACCAGACCACGAGCGAGGAGCCCAGCGTGATCGACGGCACGAGGTATTGATGCTCGTTGCCCAACCCCACCTGAGCGACCAGCGCGGCCACCGACGAGGTCACGACGGCCGGCACCAGAGCGGGCCAGCCGAAGGTGCCCAACAGGACTTCGAGCACGAATACCGCGCCGCCAAGCGGCACGTTATAGACCGCGGCCAAACCGGCGCCCGCGCCGCACGCCACCATGATCCGGCTCTGCGCGACCGACAGACCCGCGCGACGCGACAGCCAGCCGGCAAGCGCCGAGCCGATCTCGCGCGGCGCGACTTCACGGCCGAGCGGCGAACCGAGCGCCACGGTGACGATCTGCAGCACTGCGTGGATGGTCGTGCTCGCTAAA
The nucleotide sequence above comes from Paraburkholderia sp. FT54. Encoded proteins:
- a CDS encoding IS5 family transposase (programmed frameshift); the encoded protein is MGKPIIDDELWTLIEPLLPPAKPRRFKYPGRKPVPDRAALTGILFVLKTGIRWRDLPAEMGCGSGVSCWRRLRDWQQAGIWDRLHAVLLARLRAMDKIDFSRVVVDSSSIRAVGAGGKTGPNPTDRARPGSRHHLATDANGTPIAAILTGANRNDVTQLVPLIEAIVPIAGRRGRPLSRPGRVYADRGYDHDKYRRALHERSIPTSIARRGHPHGSGLGKVRWVVERTHAWLHHFRRLRIRFERRADIHEAFLKLGCCLICWNTLQRAQQSL
- a CDS encoding helix-turn-helix transcriptional regulator, encoding MKPSLSEMFSQNEAIYEIMPLYMKEVHNTEKQADAMGVDFTTAMRRGRGYENTARNDAALLKSTMYNELYRPMYIRHSLEMTAFDGKRGWGSVTLKRMPDNRPFSERDLADIRPLSRHIAHALACPKAQSLNHAENGRSSVIVVDDTGKIVMQNGTGMRMLALASGESASYVRHTRLPDWLTPLVINFNRIWRGCAAAPPLHERFNAAGRFTFKAYRFDHADTMTDHTFIAIYAEHFAPLAFEIETRGFQLGLSERQRQLCTYLLLERSHGDIAQLLGIRESTVIDHVRKIYGKLDVHSLGQLKAAFHGVGGDTDRRPMWAANS
- a CDS encoding fructose bisphosphate aldolase, with the translated sequence MADEKMLAQVCEKQGFFAALDQSGGSTPGALRLYGIPESAYSGDAEMFKLIHEMRVRIITAPAFTGDKIIGAILFEATMDGQALGKPVPTFLWEERGVVPFLKVDKGLEAEADGVQLMKPIPGLDELLARAGKLGIFGTKMRSVINLNSASGIAAIVKQQFALAAQIDAHGLMPILEPEISIKSPDKPGAEATLLAELTKGLDALPDSRRVMLKLTLPDVADFYRPLVEHPRVARVVALSGGYTRADACERLATNHGMIASFSRALINELKESMNDSEFNATLAKSVDEIYRASVVKV
- a CDS encoding glucose/quinate/shikimate family membrane-bound PQQ-dependent dehydrogenase — encoded protein: MTSQSNSRGVIGVITLLFTVLTALYLVIGGAWLLAVGGSAYYIVTGVVLLGVAWLLWRRSPAALVLYALVLIGTAIWALLESGPDFWALAPRSGVLVIFGVWLLLLMSWRLEGERKLGVASLVVALVAWAGVLVYANFNDPQQVNGTLSASTPASGTGIDAADWPAYGRTQEGTRYSPLQQITPENAKDLQVAWTFRTGDMKGPNDPVEITNEVTPIKIGDLLYLCSPHQILFALDAKTGTLKWKFDPKLQPDPSFQHVTCRGVSYVDLSASAAAAAPAAAPASDAAAVAAAAAPASDAAAVAVAAAPASDTTAAVPATAPASDTTAAVPAAAPASDTAAAAPASDAAATIAASAPAAMAACTRRIYLPVNDGHLYALDALTGQRCEGFGNHGDLDLQHAQPVVTPGMYEPTSPSIITSKVIIVAGAVEDNFSNREPSGVIRGFDVRTGELLWAFDPGAKDPNQIPGPGEHYTWNSPNSWAPAAYDAKLDIVYLPMGVTTPDIWGGERTPEQERYASGLLALHASTGKLAWFYQTAHHDLWDMDQPSQPTLADITGKDGQNVPIVYAPAKTGNLFVLDRRTGVPVVPAPETPVPQGAAPGDHVAPTQPFSQLTYRPSKNLTDADMWGATMYDQLVCRVIFHKLRYEGTFTPPSLQGTLVFPGNLGMFEWGGIAVDTDRQIAVANPIALPFVSRLIPRGPGNPLEPVPGAKGSGTESGIQPQYGLPYGVVINAFLSPFGLPCKQPAWGYISAIDLKTNEIVWKKRIGTVRDSSPIPLPFKMGMPMLGGPIVTAGGVVFIGATADNYLRAFDVNNGKPLWEARLPAGGQATPMSYSINGRQYVVIAAGGHGSFGTKLGDYVIAYALPQQ
- a CDS encoding chloride channel protein; this translates as MSVKSTTSEPVRCERSPFAMVAAVTLLTGLGAGLGGMLLALLLHGIQHLAYGYSVTHVISAESFLQGVNGAAPERRLLVLTICGLVAGLGWWALYRFGRPLVSIRQAVKSDDPQMPLASTTIHAVLQIVTVALGSPLGREVAPREIGSALAGWLSRRAGLSVAQSRIMVACGAGAGLAAVYNVPLGGAVFVLEVLLGTFGWPALVPAVVTSSVAALVAQVGLGNEHQYLVPSITLGSSLVVWSVVCGPIFGAAAWSFAELMKRSREAAPKNWRLPVLSLLNFAMIGVLAMHFPQLLGNGKGPAGLAFDGDLTISLAAMLLVLKVVITASSLRAGAEGGLLTPGLANGALLAIVLGGLWSLVWPGASLGAFAVVGATAFLAASMQMPVTAVVLMFEFTRVSQDFLIPVLFAVGGALLGFRACAKWAPAMQSSFGFSWSGTSKAR